Proteins from a single region of Syngnathus scovelli strain Florida chromosome 7, RoL_Ssco_1.2, whole genome shotgun sequence:
- the LOC125972823 gene encoding inositol polyphosphate 5-phosphatase K isoform X4 — protein sequence MASMEPNGDLQRGDYEGDNLRLHIVTWNVATADPPDDMSSLLLLDSPEDVDLYVIGLQEVYSGPLRFMSDVVFDDPWSYALMAALAPRQYVKVSSIRMQGLLLLLFSKLEHLPFIRDIQATYTRTGIFGYWGNKGGVSIRLSLYGHMVCFLNCHLAAHMKHAAERVFEFEYIADTQTFNCEKAERILDHRLVFWFGDLNFRIQDHGLHFVRTCISNQNYSLLWSKDQLIMMKQKEKLLQEFEEGPLDFQPTYKFDVNTDTYDSSKKRKPAWTDRILWRLRPKALHADEQDKHGDGADAKDVKPLDEAEEYPLEIRQDLYTSNMEYSVSDHKPVTGVFTLKLKKMYTTPLVHLQADGEWSADIDAMLLYSPLQPFPSSTWDWIGLYKVGFTSVFDYITYTWVKDDEVSIDDDAIKVYVNKEEIPVTGGECMLGYYCNTLQCIIGISEPFQVHESKVAIEEGLLHEKISSLDRIVATENIRN from the exons ATGGCATCGATGGAGCCAAATGGGGACCTGCAGAGGGGGGACTACGAAGGAGACAATTTGag GCTACACATAGTGACATGGAACGTAGCCACTGCTGATCCCCCAGATGACATGAGCTCACTTCTCCTTTTAGATTCTCCAGAGGATGTAGACCTCTACGTCATTGG GCTCCAGGAGGTGTACTCTGGGCCGCTGAGATTCATGTCGGATGTTGTGTTCGATGACCCTTGGAGCTACGCGCTTATGGCCGCCTTAGCACCAAGGCAATATGTGAAG GTGTCCTCTATCAGAATGCAAGGTCTGTTACTGCTGCTCTTCTCCAAATTGGAGCATCTCCCATTCATTCGAGACATCCAGGCTACATACACGCGCACTGGCATCTTTGGCTATTGG GGTAACAAAGGTGGTGTGTCCATTCGTCTGTCTCTCTATGGACACATGGTCTGTTTCCTCAATTGTCACCTAGCTGCACATATGAAACATGCCGCGGAGAGAGTTTTCGAATTTGAATACATTGCGGACACGCAAACCTTCAACTGTGAAAAGGCTGAGAGAATCCTTGACCACAG GCTAGTCTTTTGGTTTGGAGATCTCAACTTCCGAATTCAAGACCATGGATTGCATTTTGTTCGAACATGCATCAGCAATCAAAACTACAGCTTGCTGTGGAGCAAAGACCAG CTGATCATGATGAAGCAAAAAGAGAAGTTGCTGCAAGAGTTTGAGGAAGGGCCCCTCGACTTTCAGCCGACGTACAAGTTTGACGTGAACACCGATACATACGACAGCAG TAAGAAGCGCAAACCCGCCTGGACGGACAGAATTCTGTGGCGCCTGAGACCCAAAGCCCTCCACGCTGACGAGCAAGACAAACACGGCGACGGAGCAGATGCAAAAGATGTCAAGCCGCTCGATGAAGCTGAAGAATACCCTTTGGAAATCAGACAGGACTTGTACACCAGCAACATGGAGTACAGCGTCAGTGACCACAAACCCGTCACTGGTGTCTTCACACTGAAG CTGAAGAAAATGTACACCACTCCACTGGTGCACCTGCAGGCTGACGGCGAATGGAGTGCCGATATTGATGCCATGCTGCTCTACAGCCCGCTGCAGCCATTCCCTTCCAGTACATGGGACTGGATTGGATTGTATAAG GTTGGATTTACTAGCGTGTTTGATTACATCACATACACGTGGGTCAAAGATGATGAAGTGTCCATCGATGACGACGCCATTAAG GTGTATGTGAATAAAGAAGAGATcccagtgacaggaggagagtgTATGCTGGGTTACTACTGTAATACTCTACAGTGCATTATTGGCATCAGTGAACCATTCCAG GTCCATGAGTCCAAGGTGGCCATCGAGGAGGGTTTATTGCATGAGAAGATCAGCAGTCTGGATCGAATTGTAGCAACTGAAAACATTCGGAACTGA
- the LOC125972823 gene encoding inositol polyphosphate 5-phosphatase K isoform X2, translating to MASMEPNGDLQRGDYEGDNLRLHIVTWNVATADPPDDMSSLLLLDSPEDVDLYVIGLQEVYSGPLRFMSDVVFDDPWSYALMAALAPRQYVKVSSIRMQGLLLLLFSKLEHLPFIRDIQATYTRTGIFGYWGNKGGVSIRLSLYGHMVCFLNCHLAAHMKHAAERVFEFEYIADTQTFNCEKAERILDHRLVFWFGDLNFRIQDHGLHFVRTCISNQNYSLLWSKDQLIMMKQKEKLLQEFEEGPLDFQPTYKFDVNTDTYDSRRYRTWFAFNKKRKPAWTDRILWRLRPKALHADEQDKHGDGADAKDVKPLDEAEEYPLEIRQDLYTSNMEYSVSDHKPVTGVFTLKLKKMYTTPLVHLQADGEWSADIDAMLLYSPLQPFPSSTWDWIGLYKVGFTSVFDYITYTWVKDDEVSIDDDAIKVYVNKEEIPVTGGECMLGYYCNTLQCIIGISEPFQVHESKVAIEEGLLHEKISSLDRIVATENIRN from the exons ATGGCATCGATGGAGCCAAATGGGGACCTGCAGAGGGGGGACTACGAAGGAGACAATTTGag GCTACACATAGTGACATGGAACGTAGCCACTGCTGATCCCCCAGATGACATGAGCTCACTTCTCCTTTTAGATTCTCCAGAGGATGTAGACCTCTACGTCATTGG GCTCCAGGAGGTGTACTCTGGGCCGCTGAGATTCATGTCGGATGTTGTGTTCGATGACCCTTGGAGCTACGCGCTTATGGCCGCCTTAGCACCAAGGCAATATGTGAAG GTGTCCTCTATCAGAATGCAAGGTCTGTTACTGCTGCTCTTCTCCAAATTGGAGCATCTCCCATTCATTCGAGACATCCAGGCTACATACACGCGCACTGGCATCTTTGGCTATTGG GGTAACAAAGGTGGTGTGTCCATTCGTCTGTCTCTCTATGGACACATGGTCTGTTTCCTCAATTGTCACCTAGCTGCACATATGAAACATGCCGCGGAGAGAGTTTTCGAATTTGAATACATTGCGGACACGCAAACCTTCAACTGTGAAAAGGCTGAGAGAATCCTTGACCACAG GCTAGTCTTTTGGTTTGGAGATCTCAACTTCCGAATTCAAGACCATGGATTGCATTTTGTTCGAACATGCATCAGCAATCAAAACTACAGCTTGCTGTGGAGCAAAGACCAG CTGATCATGATGAAGCAAAAAGAGAAGTTGCTGCAAGAGTTTGAGGAAGGGCCCCTCGACTTTCAGCCGACGTACAAGTTTGACGTGAACACCGATACATACGACAGCAG GCGCTACAGGACATGGTTTGCCTTTAA TAAGAAGCGCAAACCCGCCTGGACGGACAGAATTCTGTGGCGCCTGAGACCCAAAGCCCTCCACGCTGACGAGCAAGACAAACACGGCGACGGAGCAGATGCAAAAGATGTCAAGCCGCTCGATGAAGCTGAAGAATACCCTTTGGAAATCAGACAGGACTTGTACACCAGCAACATGGAGTACAGCGTCAGTGACCACAAACCCGTCACTGGTGTCTTCACACTGAAG CTGAAGAAAATGTACACCACTCCACTGGTGCACCTGCAGGCTGACGGCGAATGGAGTGCCGATATTGATGCCATGCTGCTCTACAGCCCGCTGCAGCCATTCCCTTCCAGTACATGGGACTGGATTGGATTGTATAAG GTTGGATTTACTAGCGTGTTTGATTACATCACATACACGTGGGTCAAAGATGATGAAGTGTCCATCGATGACGACGCCATTAAG GTGTATGTGAATAAAGAAGAGATcccagtgacaggaggagagtgTATGCTGGGTTACTACTGTAATACTCTACAGTGCATTATTGGCATCAGTGAACCATTCCAG GTCCATGAGTCCAAGGTGGCCATCGAGGAGGGTTTATTGCATGAGAAGATCAGCAGTCTGGATCGAATTGTAGCAACTGAAAACATTCGGAACTGA
- the LOC125972823 gene encoding inositol polyphosphate 5-phosphatase K isoform X3: MASMEPNGDLQRGDYEGDNLRLHIVTWNVATADPPDDMSSLLLLDSPEDVDLYVIGLQEVYSGPLRFMSDVVFDDPWSYALMAALAPRQYVKVSSIRMQGLLLLLFSKLEHLPFIRDIQATYTRTGIFGYWGNKGGVSIRLSLYGHMVCFLNCHLAAHMKHAAERVFEFEYIADTQTFNCEKAERILDHRLVFWFGDLNFRIQDHGLHFVRTCISNQNYSLLWSKDQLIMMKQKEKLLQEFEEGPLDFQPTYKFDVNTDTYDSSSKKRKPAWTDRILWRLRPKALHADEQDKHGDGADAKDVKPLDEAEEYPLEIRQDLYTSNMEYSVSDHKPVTGVFTLKLKKMYTTPLVHLQADGEWSADIDAMLLYSPLQPFPSSTWDWIGLYKVGFTSVFDYITYTWVKDDEVSIDDDAIKVYVNKEEIPVTGGECMLGYYCNTLQCIIGISEPFQVHESKVAIEEGLLHEKISSLDRIVATENIRN, encoded by the exons ATGGCATCGATGGAGCCAAATGGGGACCTGCAGAGGGGGGACTACGAAGGAGACAATTTGag GCTACACATAGTGACATGGAACGTAGCCACTGCTGATCCCCCAGATGACATGAGCTCACTTCTCCTTTTAGATTCTCCAGAGGATGTAGACCTCTACGTCATTGG GCTCCAGGAGGTGTACTCTGGGCCGCTGAGATTCATGTCGGATGTTGTGTTCGATGACCCTTGGAGCTACGCGCTTATGGCCGCCTTAGCACCAAGGCAATATGTGAAG GTGTCCTCTATCAGAATGCAAGGTCTGTTACTGCTGCTCTTCTCCAAATTGGAGCATCTCCCATTCATTCGAGACATCCAGGCTACATACACGCGCACTGGCATCTTTGGCTATTGG GGTAACAAAGGTGGTGTGTCCATTCGTCTGTCTCTCTATGGACACATGGTCTGTTTCCTCAATTGTCACCTAGCTGCACATATGAAACATGCCGCGGAGAGAGTTTTCGAATTTGAATACATTGCGGACACGCAAACCTTCAACTGTGAAAAGGCTGAGAGAATCCTTGACCACAG GCTAGTCTTTTGGTTTGGAGATCTCAACTTCCGAATTCAAGACCATGGATTGCATTTTGTTCGAACATGCATCAGCAATCAAAACTACAGCTTGCTGTGGAGCAAAGACCAG CTGATCATGATGAAGCAAAAAGAGAAGTTGCTGCAAGAGTTTGAGGAAGGGCCCCTCGACTTTCAGCCGACGTACAAGTTTGACGTGAACACCGATACATACGACAGCAG CAGTAAGAAGCGCAAACCCGCCTGGACGGACAGAATTCTGTGGCGCCTGAGACCCAAAGCCCTCCACGCTGACGAGCAAGACAAACACGGCGACGGAGCAGATGCAAAAGATGTCAAGCCGCTCGATGAAGCTGAAGAATACCCTTTGGAAATCAGACAGGACTTGTACACCAGCAACATGGAGTACAGCGTCAGTGACCACAAACCCGTCACTGGTGTCTTCACACTGAAG CTGAAGAAAATGTACACCACTCCACTGGTGCACCTGCAGGCTGACGGCGAATGGAGTGCCGATATTGATGCCATGCTGCTCTACAGCCCGCTGCAGCCATTCCCTTCCAGTACATGGGACTGGATTGGATTGTATAAG GTTGGATTTACTAGCGTGTTTGATTACATCACATACACGTGGGTCAAAGATGATGAAGTGTCCATCGATGACGACGCCATTAAG GTGTATGTGAATAAAGAAGAGATcccagtgacaggaggagagtgTATGCTGGGTTACTACTGTAATACTCTACAGTGCATTATTGGCATCAGTGAACCATTCCAG GTCCATGAGTCCAAGGTGGCCATCGAGGAGGGTTTATTGCATGAGAAGATCAGCAGTCTGGATCGAATTGTAGCAACTGAAAACATTCGGAACTGA
- the LOC125972823 gene encoding inositol polyphosphate 5-phosphatase K isoform X1, producing the protein MASMEPNGDLQRGDYEGDNLRLHIVTWNVATADPPDDMSSLLLLDSPEDVDLYVIGLQEVYSGPLRFMSDVVFDDPWSYALMAALAPRQYVKVSSIRMQGLLLLLFSKLEHLPFIRDIQATYTRTGIFGYWGNKGGVSIRLSLYGHMVCFLNCHLAAHMKHAAERVFEFEYIADTQTFNCEKAERILDHRLVFWFGDLNFRIQDHGLHFVRTCISNQNYSLLWSKDQLIMMKQKEKLLQEFEEGPLDFQPTYKFDVNTDTYDSRRYRTWFAFNSKKRKPAWTDRILWRLRPKALHADEQDKHGDGADAKDVKPLDEAEEYPLEIRQDLYTSNMEYSVSDHKPVTGVFTLKLKKMYTTPLVHLQADGEWSADIDAMLLYSPLQPFPSSTWDWIGLYKVGFTSVFDYITYTWVKDDEVSIDDDAIKVYVNKEEIPVTGGECMLGYYCNTLQCIIGISEPFQVHESKVAIEEGLLHEKISSLDRIVATENIRN; encoded by the exons ATGGCATCGATGGAGCCAAATGGGGACCTGCAGAGGGGGGACTACGAAGGAGACAATTTGag GCTACACATAGTGACATGGAACGTAGCCACTGCTGATCCCCCAGATGACATGAGCTCACTTCTCCTTTTAGATTCTCCAGAGGATGTAGACCTCTACGTCATTGG GCTCCAGGAGGTGTACTCTGGGCCGCTGAGATTCATGTCGGATGTTGTGTTCGATGACCCTTGGAGCTACGCGCTTATGGCCGCCTTAGCACCAAGGCAATATGTGAAG GTGTCCTCTATCAGAATGCAAGGTCTGTTACTGCTGCTCTTCTCCAAATTGGAGCATCTCCCATTCATTCGAGACATCCAGGCTACATACACGCGCACTGGCATCTTTGGCTATTGG GGTAACAAAGGTGGTGTGTCCATTCGTCTGTCTCTCTATGGACACATGGTCTGTTTCCTCAATTGTCACCTAGCTGCACATATGAAACATGCCGCGGAGAGAGTTTTCGAATTTGAATACATTGCGGACACGCAAACCTTCAACTGTGAAAAGGCTGAGAGAATCCTTGACCACAG GCTAGTCTTTTGGTTTGGAGATCTCAACTTCCGAATTCAAGACCATGGATTGCATTTTGTTCGAACATGCATCAGCAATCAAAACTACAGCTTGCTGTGGAGCAAAGACCAG CTGATCATGATGAAGCAAAAAGAGAAGTTGCTGCAAGAGTTTGAGGAAGGGCCCCTCGACTTTCAGCCGACGTACAAGTTTGACGTGAACACCGATACATACGACAGCAG GCGCTACAGGACATGGTTTGCCTTTAA CAGTAAGAAGCGCAAACCCGCCTGGACGGACAGAATTCTGTGGCGCCTGAGACCCAAAGCCCTCCACGCTGACGAGCAAGACAAACACGGCGACGGAGCAGATGCAAAAGATGTCAAGCCGCTCGATGAAGCTGAAGAATACCCTTTGGAAATCAGACAGGACTTGTACACCAGCAACATGGAGTACAGCGTCAGTGACCACAAACCCGTCACTGGTGTCTTCACACTGAAG CTGAAGAAAATGTACACCACTCCACTGGTGCACCTGCAGGCTGACGGCGAATGGAGTGCCGATATTGATGCCATGCTGCTCTACAGCCCGCTGCAGCCATTCCCTTCCAGTACATGGGACTGGATTGGATTGTATAAG GTTGGATTTACTAGCGTGTTTGATTACATCACATACACGTGGGTCAAAGATGATGAAGTGTCCATCGATGACGACGCCATTAAG GTGTATGTGAATAAAGAAGAGATcccagtgacaggaggagagtgTATGCTGGGTTACTACTGTAATACTCTACAGTGCATTATTGGCATCAGTGAACCATTCCAG GTCCATGAGTCCAAGGTGGCCATCGAGGAGGGTTTATTGCATGAGAAGATCAGCAGTCTGGATCGAATTGTAGCAACTGAAAACATTCGGAACTGA